The following nucleotide sequence is from Podospora bellae-mahoneyi strain CBS 112042 chromosome 1 map unlocalized CBS112042p_1, whole genome shotgun sequence.
GTTCTCAAGTGCTGCCCTCAGTCGGTTATAGCACTCTACTGAGCCGTGCTGGTTTAGCTGACGCTGGGGTGCCAGACCGGCTACGGTTGGGCGAGGGCCCGGGCGGTAAGGGAGTTTGGATAGGATcccggtggagggggaggagacgaCGTCCCGAGGGGGGGGTGTGAAGGGGTCGcggagggtgaagaggcgGTAAAAGGTTAGACGGGCGTagccggagggggtggggggtgtcCCACCGGGGCCGAGCTTGAGGAAGTTGAGGTAGTCgttgtggatgaggagggcgatggggacggcgatgatgaggaactcgaggaggaggaggtcgacgaAGTGCATTCCCAGGACTGTCAGGATGGAGACGGCCAGGAGGGCGGAGGCGTCGAGTGTTACGTAGAATGGGTCTTGGCGGATGACCATGTTGACGgtgggttgctgttgttgggaggaCGGGTTGGCGGGTAGGGAGGACATGGTTTTTGATGGCTCTGAGGTGACTGTGAGAGACATTTTGGACGATGCGATATCGTTAATattggtggtgatattgGTGTTGGGACTGTTGTGAGAGAGCACTCTGGGACCTAACAGTCCGAGCTATTTTGGTTGATTTCAGCGTCGAGATGTCCAGCTGTTAGCAAAGCCAATATTCAGGTCGGTGAGATGGATGGCTGTGGTTATCGGTTGGGCTTGAGCATTCTTCCACACAGGGAGAGGACGAGATGGTCTTGTACGGCGATTCTATGTGCCTCCCGGGTCACTAGGGGTGAAagcgggagagggcggagatATACAAGTAATACCAAGCGATTATCGGCAGCAAGGCAGGTGGGACAACAGGTTGAGTTTCCAGAGTGTTCTAGTGAAGCGTGATGGCTCACTGCATATATAGACGATTCGGTGAAGACCACACGGCCCATGCCACGACAAGGTGCATATTTGAAGCCCTGGTGTCTAGGATGTAAGGATGTGAAGGATCATGAACGACTGGTGGAACAATGGTGTCACCATGCGTTTAAGTGGGCCGCAGAGCAGGGCAGAGGGGGGCTGTCATCACTCGATGAGAACAAAGCAACCCTTTTCGTTCGGGTGGTAGCCGTAAGCTGATGCCCACTCAGGGTACCAAGCCCGCCCGATGCTTATCCCAGCTGCATGTATGCGACTTATGAAGGAGCTAGCTTCAAATGCAGATGTCAAACGTGATATCTCGTAGATTCCGAAAGTTATGTTTTGTTGGATGGGAACCTGTTGTGTTCAGGAAGACAGTTTTCTTTCATGAGGAGGACGTCATGGTGGACTCGAGGGTTTGATCTGCATTGGCGTGTGTCTTCCATTGATGAGTTTTGCTGGGGAGATAGGAATTAATAGACGTGGTGACGTCTGTTGATGATATGTGCAAGGTGTCTCACCCAAAGGCAACTTCCGTGTAAGTCGAACATCAAAAAGTGCCATTGCCTCGTTGCAGCCTTCGATGCCTTTGGTTTGCAATAGCATCATCCTCAAGTCGACAAACCATTCCAACTTGGAGAGTCCAAAAATGTTTTGGTTCTATCATGCCCGTTATTCAAATCAACTATTGTACTGTCCATCCCACGCACTCAGGTTCCCCTCTCGGACGCATTCTTCAAACCTTGAAGAACTGGCAGGTCTTATGATCTACTGCATTGAAGAAAAGCCATCTGATTCGTCTATACCCGGCCTATTCACACTGCAGAGCTAACGATGCGAGTACACCCGGACCAACAACCAAGGCGGCCTATAGACGATGTTGTGGCTTTTCGACGTTACTGACCTGTGTCTTTCATCGACGATCATGCAGCATGGATGCTCTGTTGCACCAAAAAAGGGAAGCCGAAAGCAAATGAAACTGTCAAGTCACACCGAGGAATTGGACGATCTTGCCATCAAGTCGCATCAGTCTCAATTGATTGCAGGAAATGAAGCGATGTGATATATTTTCAATAGATTTAATGTCGCGGGAGGTAGTGAAGTCTGGCAGCGACGTCATAGaaatggtggtgaggagttGAACTTGGTGGGGTGTTGCCGTGGATACCACGGTCCGAAAGTCAATAAAAATGGATCAACGTTTCTACCGGAGCATGGGATGACAATCACACAGATACGAGAGCTTTTCACTGATGCCTTGCGATGATATATCATGTGGCTATGGCTGGCCGCTCCTCGACCATGAAGAGGTACCATTCAGGCGAGGTAGGTACACCCACATTCATGTATGATCAGTGAGCTCGCATGCGCTGTCATGGATATTTCGGTATCTAGCTAAGTGCATAGCCCCTCTAGACGAATATAACAGGTGACTGAACAGTTGCCGACTTTCCTAAATTTATGTCGTTGACGGTGCTATCATAAACCTCTGCTTCAGCTACTTGGTTGATGAAGCCAGGCTGTAAGACATAGCCAAACAAAAGCAACCTCTACAGCCTCATGGGCCACAACCATTCTGCTGTTCGTTGGGTTCATTGAGTGTGGTGGAATACTGCCCTCTTGTGGCATTTCTGCTCAGCTGAACCCCGACTAACATTTATTTTTCAACTGGAAGGCACTTCGAGCCGGTTCTTTCTTCATAGAGTTTTCCATGCTCGTTTGACATCCTGCTCGAACCACAAGGCTCCTTGGCGCTCCCTCTTCTGCTGAACACGGCGCTGGCCGCTGTTTGCACAGTCTGCTACCTGCTCATTATCATTCTTTATTTGGCCCCAAATGGCTATCAAATCAAGTCGTTATTGCATCCGGGCGTCGGCACAATCAAACCTACCGCCGTTGTGGGTTTTGCTGCAaccctcgccgcctcaaCATCGACCTTGGTAACAAGCTGCATGGAGCGATCGTTTGACTTGATTCTGGAGCGTCAAGAAGCAGTAGTCGCGCGTCAAATCGAAGCTAACTTTGACATGGCTACCTTGCAGGCCTTTGCCAAAGATCTGAATGCTTCCAGTCTGGTGTTGACCTATTCCAAGACCACTGCCGTGTATGTTTACAGCCCCATGTTTCTGCTTGCTCTTCTTGCGCTGTTTCTAGCAGTAATACTCGAAACCTGGGGCCGGTTGCATGTCGGCAGCGCCGAAGGAGTTATAGGTATGACCCCATAGCTACTACTCGTCTTGGGCCTGTTGGGGGCCTTGCATCAGGTCCCAACTCGAGCATCACCCACAACTGGAAGGAGTCCTCAGAATGAAGGAAAATCTAACAAATCACACACAAAGCCCAGATTCCAAAACCATAAAGCCCTGAACGCCATGTCTCCACTTAACGTTTTCAACTGAGGTCCTCTGATGAAAGCCCCGACCCCAGAGCGGGCCGCAATGTCTGCTCTGGAGTCAATATTGTGATGGCTCAGGGTAGACCCAGCCCCGGACTTGGTTCTTGGCGTGAGGCGTTGCCCCTGCGATCAAGTTAGGTAAAAGTTAACTTTGAGTTTTGGGCATACAAGCCACCTACCCGGGTAGTAGGTGAGTGGCTTGATGCCACTGGTTCTGGAGGGCCCATTATGAAGGAAACTCAGATTTAAGCTAGGTCGGCACATCTCACTTCGGTCATCACAGTATTTTCACTCAGATCAAGTGCCCGCTCCTCTTCTCAAGGCCGACTTTGAAGTCTCTCAGTATCTCTCGTCAATTGGACGGACAGTACCACTCAAACGACGGCCAACCTACGAGCGACATATCgaaaagtataataaaaaCTTGCTACATGCCCAAAATGTTTAGGCAATGCTACGAGATTTGGCCTGGTGACGCGCCAGCGGGCGCCGAGGTTCGTGAGGCCGCACAAATCCTCGTGGATATGTCAGCCAGCGCTTGGGAGCGGGACAACGCCGCCGAGTGTCCTCCGCTCCTTACCAAAGGTCCTCGCGCTCCCGAACGACCACAGCCCGAGGTCCTCGAACAAGACGAGGCTCTCGACCCTGATGCCACGGATGAAGAAAATTACGACGACGTTGCTGGCCCTTCcaatcatcaaccacaaccgtCGTCAAGCAAGAGGGGTAGGGCTGAACAGCGAGCGCAGCGGCTACAGAGAGATGGCGTGCTCCAGACCGGCGATGCTCGTTGCGAGACGTGCAAAGCGTACAAGAGTAGCTCCAAACCAAGCCCAAAAAGTCGTAAAAGCGGCTTTGAATGCCGTATATTGGAGGGAAAATCCCGCGCTTGTGCTCGCTGCGTTGCTGGGCGGGAAAGATGCAGTTTGGTCGGACGTAAACGACACCAAGAGGCCGAACAACTCGAAACATCTAAGCGACGCAAGAAATGAGCCCCCTCTGGCACTCGGCACCCACCTACAACATATGTACACCTTCACCTCGTCTTACGACGCCTCCTCTCATTCACCTTGGCACTTGCCGACAACCCTTTGGGCATTTACTGACCGTGACCTTCAAGACCCGTCAATTACACATAGATACCCCCCCTTACCGGGACGGACCCACCTAATATCTGGAGCTTGACGGCTTTTCAAGTTTGCAAGTCAAGCCAAAAGGAAGGCTTGATTTAACTTGGTTAAAAATGAGCTTTACTTGACTTGATTTACTTACTTATTTGACTTGACCGGCAAGTAAGTGATTGCTTGACTTAGTATCTCTACAGGCTCAGCCGGCGCTTCAAAGTTCAGCATAAACGCCACATAGACCGCCATCAGTGGACGGATTTTCCAGTTGTCCTTACTTTAACGATTTTATTAATGAAGCCTTCTCGATAAAATTTAATCATAGCTGATGATATATGACAGAACGACAGTGTCTCATGCTTCAAAACTCGTAGATGTTAAAGGAAGCCCGGAGAATGACATCTGGCAGGCAACACTTCAACTCGATCATCAGGTGAGTTGGTTTGTAGATTATTTGAGACATTTCAAGTATCATCTGTCACTTGCTGCCTGACTGTTCAAAAAGAAGATGTGAATGAAGGAtgttttgggtttggggggaacGACCTGATATGCCAAGACGTGccccccttttacccctACTCCCATCCGTGCTTCACAACATATTGGCATCAGACTGACCGTGGCCGCACCACTCTTATATCAAAAAACAAAATTAATTCGGAAGAGTGTTCACAATGATTTAGTTTTGGGCTAATCAAAGCCGTCTAATTCGAGTGCCTAAACATTGCTATTCTCTGACAATAGTATACTTCTCAACAGCGGACAAAAGAATCTGAACAACGCCGTTGTCTCTATTCCAAGGCTTCAACAAAGCAATCACAAGGCTTCCACATTCAaggtcaccatcaacatgccATTTAAACACTTCGATATCCCTCGACCTCAAGTGAGATCTTTTCATCCCGCACACCAGTCAACCATTCCCTCCCTTCAAGTCCCTCTGTCTCTAGAACTGGTCCCGGTGACATAAGGTTTACTTCTCTGAAGCAAGGAATCAACTGGTGGTGTCACCAGCATTCATTACTTTCCTACTCATCCCTTCCACCAAGAACACCAACTGTTTCCCAGTCACAATGGCCACCCCCCTCTATCCCCCGGAGCGCAGGAGCAGGATCAAGACCCTCCTAGACAAACTCCTCGGCCGAAACCCCAAATCCTTCAAGGTCATCAGGACCAGAAAGCTGAAATTCGCCAATGTACCCCACCCAGAGATGATGGAAGACGCATCTCACGACGCCGCCCTCCCAGACCCCTCCTTCACTACCTTTGCCAGCTCTTCTACCAACTACActgcccctcccaccaaccaagGATGCCGTAGTCTCTTCTGCTTCACTAACCatcccaacagcagcaacagcaccactTCATCCACCGGTGCCCGCACCTCTGCATTCTACGCCATTGGCCCATCACGTAGTTGTGCCGTGTTGGAAGGGACGCTAATCCCCACTGCTATCCAGCCCCAGACTTTCTTCCTGAGAGGTGTCCCCACATCGGAGAGCGCCAGTTCTGCTTCTTTCTCTcgtgacgatgatgatgtgaatGGACTCCCCGATGACAGGCGGACGCTTCCTAGTCAGAGGCGCCGCCAGCCAGGACTTGGACGGACGGGGAACATGAGGGATATGAGGCAGGCTTATCTTGTTTCAGGTAGGTGAGCAAGGTTCTGTGAGGAGGTGAGTAAGTGAATTTGTAAGATTGGAGAGATGAGGCTGGTCCTTGCGAGATTCACCACCATGGCCAGACTGGGGTGACATGACATCGATAATACAtgattctttttttttggtcaatTGTACTAACTTTCAGTGTGCTATTTCTGTGCAATTTTGTGTGTCGTGtttttgtgttgttggaaGAAGTGAGGGAGCGCGTTGTTGCCCGCCCAGCGAAGTCGCAAAAACTCGACTGGCAGGCAGAAGCACGACTCCAAGAACTGCAACACTTAAGGATCACATGAAGCCCAGACCTACATCTAACAAAACAGATAGGAAAAGCTGATATCATGTAATATGTAAGAAGCAAAAAATGGCAAAAGCTCACCGGCCAACCCGTGGGGTGGCCGGCTATGTAAGCTGTTTCGGGGTCAAACAGCTTTGCTTTGGAGGGGACTCGAACTTGGGCTGTCCGAATCCCcggatggggtgggtggaCAGCCAGCCCACTTGACCATTTGGCCGTCGGATAgtgggctgctgttggaaggtACAACTTGGAACTACTATAAGTACTGCCTGCTCTTGCTCATGAGGAAGGAACGAGTTTCAAGGGTGACTTTTCTCAGCGGGAGCCTTCGCCGTGACTTGCTCTTGCCCCGACCAACCACCTGATCGTCTTTCTGCTTCCATGTCAAGTTGAAATCGAGAGAAACAGTATTGGGCTGACAGTCACCCAGCGGGTTGAAGTAAACTTTCATCCAAGATATTGTAGCATGGCTGTTGCCTGTTATCTACCGTAATAGAAGGTGAAACTTGGAGGATTTCTCCCAGTTGAAGGTTGACTTGCGCTGCCTCATCTTTGCAATCCCAGACTGACGGACAGACTCGCACACAAATTTGATGTGGTTACACATCTCCCGCAAGACAAAAAGACATTCTGAATTTCATGGAACACATATAACCTGATAAACGTCTTACATTACCCTCTTGGTATCTCGAATCTTGAGACAAAGTGCCACCCGGCTGGGAACCGCCTGACGACCTCGACAAAGTACGGGCGGGGCAGTCAAGAGACCAGGTCTagaacaaaacaagaatACTCTACATGACAGTTCTACAGTGGCCAATATCACGGTAGGCCCGACAAAAACTGTCCCAGGCGAAAAGCCGAGAGAATGTTGCATCAAAGTGACAGGCTACGACAGGCCCAGAGCCTCATTCACCACGCCGGGTCAGCCAAGCTGCAGCATTGACGAGATCCACGGAAATATGATCTGAAGTTTCTCGTCAAAGATTTTTGCTGGTGAATACTGGATGTGCAGCAGCACTGCAAACACCGATCAAAAGTGAGTGGGAGCAACTCCGGccatgacccctgaacaaTAAGCCGAGCCTTCCTAATCGGGACTTGAATAAACATTGAATAGGGGCTTGCCCCAGACACCCAAATTTCGGCATACTCGACAGACAAAAGAAAGCCCAGACACGCGACAAATATGTGGCCCGGTCATATCGTGTCTTTGATGATCTGTCTTGTCCTCGGGAAGCCATCGTAGAATCTGCACCGGACTCGACGGCAAGGTCCATGAGCTGCGAATGAGTTTGCCTTCTTGCTTTTGATCGACTACAACATCTTTGTCGCGGATCGATCAGTTCCTGGATTCTAGACAGCGCGTTGCCTATTCGGGGTCTGAATAGTTCATTGACATCCACCGGCATCCTCCAAAGTCTGGGCCACGGCAACAATAAACTCTTCCGTCTGAACGGAACATGTCTTTTGTCGAATGCTCCTGGGGATGTCCAACATGACCTGCTTATCCTTTGAACCTGTGCTATGGATAGCAACTGCTGAAgtgcttccaccacctccttcagTGCTCACTCAATAGAGCCCTATTGACACAATAAACACCAGCCCCTGAATAGGGGCGCTTTCGGATATAAAAGACATCGtctatcaccaccatctctcaccctttcctttcctttcctttcctcctcatcccgcTCAAATTAGTCTTTGAATacttcagcttcttcacaagccttttttttaaaaaaaaataataaaacttCCCAAccaaaaaccaccaaaatgaAGTTTTCCACCCCCGTCGCTCTCCTCGCCGTCGCTGCCGTCGACGCCGCTGTTGTCCAGGAGGACAAGCGCTGGTGCAACACCGAGGGCCAGGCCTGCAACACCGTTGCCCGCGCCGCCGAGGCTTtcaccaacgccatcaagGCCTCCGGCGTCGTTGCCCGTGACGACTCCGCCGCCGCTCAGGTCGCCGCCCGCCAGGTCGACCAGctcgccctcgccatctccgcCTCCCAGGCCGACCCCATCACCTTCTACAccgccctcggcctcggtgacCAGTTCACCCTCGAGGAGAAGCCCCACGCCGAGAAGCGCGAGGCCGCCCCCCAGTGGTGCCTCCGTTTCGTCGGCCAGTCCTGCTGGAAGCGCAACGCCGCCCCCGAGGACGTCAAGCGGTGCACCGCCGAGGACGGCGCCTGCACCAAGGCCAAGcgcgccgccgaggccgTCATCAACGCCATCGAGGCTTCCGCCGACAATCTCGCCAAGCGTGAGGCCGCTCCCCAGTGGTGCCTCCGTTTCGTCGGCCAGTCTTGCTGGAAGCGCAACGCCGCCCCCGAGGCTGCCTGCAACGCCCCCGACGGCGCCTGCACCAAGGCCACCCGCGACATCCACGCCATGTACAACGCTGCCCGCCACATCATCGATGCCTCCGCTTAAGCAGCTCGTTGGTTAACTCGGCAACAGCAAGAGTGAcgctcttctccttctttgtATATGGTTGGCGACATAGAAAACGACAGATCCCTTTTTAAGACAAGgcacccctccaccctcgcaaCAACACGTTAGAAAACCGATGATATACATCCCTTTCTTCGACAAATACCCTTATTTACCTTCTTCGCGCGGGCACTGAACCCGACATCTGGCAAGTTCTTTACACTTGCATTTCCCAACATGAGCATCGCCTTCGTTTGCTTCAACCGGTTTCCCGAGAGTTGGAGTAGGGTCGGCAGTCCAACACTTTTTAGTATCGCGGGGTGGACATCTGTCAACTTTTTCATAGTTACATAACAAACAAATACATATTTATTCTGGCGTTGGGCCGGCAAAAAACCATTTGTTCTCTATGCCTTGACGTGAAGTGTGACCTGTGCCAATGTTAGCCCCTGAGACCTGAGCATGATCATCCAGACCTTGTTCTCTCCAATGCACAttcacccaacaacaacaggctCAAGTTTGTTCAAAAATGTTGAAATTCCcgcttgctttgctttggcTTTTTCATACATGACagccccatccatccccacccccggacatcatcatcacaattacatcaacaacctccaagcacccaacatcaacgccgCAAACCCCGTGCATacccccatcaaccactGCAAAGTCTGAAACTTGACCTGCTCCAACTGCTGCCTCAACGCCGCAACCTCCTGCTCAATCTTCGTCTCCGTCTCCTTAATCTTCAACTCCTGActcaccgcctcctcccttatcctccccttctccaagTTCAAGTCCAGCCTCACGCTCGCCTGCGTGCGACCAATCTCGTCCCGCAGTCTCGAGCTCAGCTTGGCGATGTCATTCGTCAACCTCTCGTGCGCGGCCCGCGTGGTGTTGGACTCGGTAGAGTCGGCCGACAGGAGCTCCGAGCGGAGCTTGGCAAAGTCTACTTTTTGGGTGTAGGTCGTTTTGGCTGCTTCTTCGCGGGGGACCATGGTACGGGTGAGGTTTTGGATGCTGTAGACGGCACAAGGTTAACAACatggggttgaagaagggaagggggacaGGGAGGGGTACCTCTCTTCAATAACATCGTTCAGAAccttcatcatggccacTGCTTGCTCCTCCGTGAAACCTTCTTCCTGCAGCCGCTGGACAAAGCGGAGGGTGTCAAAGTGGTGATCACGCTGGCGGGAGGGGGTCGTGGAAAAGGGTCGTCCCTGGTTCTGAGAGAAACATGGTGGGCTGGCGCGGAAGTGCGCGGTGAGACTGCGCTTTGGGATAGTAGTAGGTGTCCCATTTGAGGGGCCGGAGATGTGGTATGTTCTCTtgtgaggtggttgtcgagaaagggaggtgttgctgctgtctctGGCTTGCTGGAGCAGCGCGGTCGAAGCTCCGGTGATGCTGCCGCTTGGGCCGGTCCAGCTaagccgggggaggaggaagcgcgGGAGGGATTGTGCGGCCGTCATGGTAGGTATTCCGTTAAAGCAGTAGTCGCTCAGGCATCTGTTCAAATATCATGTTCGTAAGAAGCAGGCAATCCAGTGCGATGATCGTCTTTGGAGCTCCCAGACGCAGTCAGTCATTCCGGTTTCCGGGAAGCAGCGGCATCCAATGTCGCATGCCAAGCCAAGCCCCCTTTGCCCAACTTCCCACCATCCGTTCCATCCAAACCCGCTTTCAgccacaaaccccccaaacccaccagccacaccagGCCCAAGCTCagccccaccacccaaatcCGCCCATAAAACCTCTCTTTGCCTTTCCAGATTtgatttttttctctttttcttcttcatatTGAACAACGCAAATTATCACATTCACACAGGACTAGTTACCTTATATGCGATTGAGAGGTTCGCTTTCTGCTATTCTTTGGGATGGCAATCGTCTGGACCCACGACCAGTTTGCATTCGTCTCTGGCTGTAAATGGAGAACAAACCACAAAAATGCTTGATCTTGGGTGCGGTTCTCTTCTTCCCGTGGAGAGGGGCGCAATGATTGAACATACATTTCTTTTGCTTTATATTTGGAGTGCTTTGATTTGATTTGCCTCTGTCCACTATTCGATCTGTAAAAGAGCACTTGTGGGTGGTCGTTTGTCTTGCAACTTTGCTTGCTCATCTGGATGGCAAGAGAACTCTGTAATCTGCGAAACTTCGCGACTCCTGCAAAAGTTGTCTGCTTCCAGCATGGGACCATTTGTGTGGTCCACGTCGAATTTTGCAAAGGGCGGAATCTCAGAAAACTCTATCAGTATGAGTATTTTGCATTTGGGCGAGTCCACAGAAACTCAAGCctgtggtggaagagagaTATAGTCACGACTGCATCAATTGTTGGTCAATGTCAATAATGAGAAACAAGTTGAGGTAATTACCAGGCTCGACACCGAGCACAAACAGTTTATTCGTGACATTAAATCTACTTTTTAgccttcaccttctccttcttctccttgggcttcgccttctccgtagtcttctcctccgccttctcgACCTTGGGTGTCTCCTtggtcttctccttcttctccttcttctccgacttggcctcggccttctcagccttctccttgggcgcttccttctccctgGTCACTTCCTTCGTaggctcctcctcggacgtctcctccttcatccccttcttctccttcttctctcccttcttcaacgcccTAGGATCCAGACCGCGTCTCCTCATGGCGTTGCGCTTCGCGCGCTCAATGTAGTCCGCATCCTGCTCGtcatcaaaaccaccaaagtcatccttcgcctcctcgccagcctcCTCGGTAGCGATGGGGGTCTTGTCAATGACCATGGCATTATCGTCGACGTTACGAGTGACagccttgtccttcttgccGTTGGCAAGGACAGCATTTGGAGGCGTTGGGCCGATCTTCTGGAACTTGGCTACGAAGAAACCGTCGACGTTGTACAAGTGAGGATAGTAGCGGCGGGTCAGCTTGAGACTGGGGTGGAACTCCTTGCCCATGAAGCTAGTGAACCCTTCTTTACCGAATGGCAAGCCAGTCTGTACAAAACATTAGCACTATAATCTGAAGTAATCCGAGTGGGACAGTCATACCTCGACTAATCTGACGTTAGGGCGGCGGCTCAAAGCGTAGGCGACGACTTGTTCGCTAAAAGAAAGGGTCAGTAAAGGTTGTCGTAAGAGTTCCTCAGCAAGACTTACTTTTCCTCAACAGCGACACTGCAGGTAGAGTAGACCAGGTAGCCACCGGTCTTGCTGGCATGGTTGACCGAGTCGATCGCAGCCAGAATCAGCTGCTTTTGAAGATGTGGCAATTGCTGGAAGTCCTTCTCGTCTCTGTTGGTCTTGACTGACGGATCCTTGGCAATAACACCAGTACCCGAGCATGGGGCATCCAACAAGACTCTATCGAACCCGCCCATAACACGAGGGAACTCGCGGGCATCGTAGTTGCAGACAATGGTATTTCTGACACCAAGACGGTGAATGTTACCAATCAAACCCTTGGCACGAGCCTTGCTGGGATCGTTGGCAAAGATAACACCAGTGTTCTTCATCAGCGCCGCCATATGCGTAGTTTTACCACCGGGTGCAGAGGCCATATCCAGGCAGCGCTCGTTCTCCTGTGGGCACAGGGCCATGACGGGGAGGAAAGAGGAGGCGGCTTGTAGGATGTAATGACCAGCGAGGTACTCGGGCGTAGCACCTAGAGGCACGTTGGAGTCGAAAACCTGCAGACCGACCTTGGACCACTTTCCAACTGGCTCCAAAGTAACACCGCGGTTGATCAAAGCCTGGGCGAGATCGCGACGATGGGTGCGAAGGGTGTTTGTGCGGATGACAACAGGACGGGCACTTTCGTTGGCCTCGAAGAAAGCAAACGCTTCCCTGGGGGGGAAGAGATTCATCAGCTTCTCCGCCAGGAACTCGTTGTAGCCATAGTAGGCGCAAATGTCCTTCAAGAGCTGGTTGGTGTACTCGGCTCTGTCTCGCCCCTCCTCAGCAAGCTCACCGAAATCTTCAAGCACCCGAATTGTCTCTGTTATCCTGGTTCTCAACATCTGGAGATCGGGGGCCAACAAGCCCTTAGTCTTGGCGGTCAggtcttcgtcttcgtcgtcgctgtcgaAAACATGGGGCTTGTCGCCGTCGATGTTTGTTTGCATGGCATCTTCGCGCAACTCGGCTTCGTTTtcggcctcctcttcctccctctgtTGATCCAGTTTCCTCGACAGACCTTCGATATTGGCGGCAGTGAgcttttcctctctttcgtcatcatcctcgtcttcatcatcagagaagacaaacttctccttcttgcctGCATCCTGATCCAGATCCGAATCGTAGACTGAGTCATCATCCGACCCAAGGAAGTCAGATCCCAACTTCAATTCCTCATCAGaaccagcctcatcctcgaggtCGGAGCCATCGAACTCATCATTCATCTCCTCGTCGGAATCTGATTGAGGCTCTGGGGCCTTCTTGCCCTTTGTCTTGGAGGCCTTCACGCCATTGCTAGGTGCGCTGGCTGTATTCTTAGAACCATTGGCCTGTCTCCCAGTTCCCTTTGTTCCTGTGGCGCTTTTGATCGCCTTCTCGGGCTTCTTGGATGCTGTTCGACGCTTCTTGCTCGAGTGTTCTT
It contains:
- a CDS encoding uncharacterized protein (EggNog:ENOG503P0T1) produces the protein MSLTVTSEPSKTMSSLPANPSSQQQQPTVNMVIRQDPFYVTLDASALLAVSILTVLGMHFVDLLLLEFLIIAVPIALLIHNDYLNFLKLGPGGTPPTPSGYARLTFYRLFTLRDPFTPPPRDVVSSPSTGILSKLPYRPGPRPTVAGLAPQRQLNQHGSVECYNRLRAALENLSKKHPSVFVTATSCLEKHGFALFARHPLNVCGNGEIVHIHSSDRSMHMNLHPDDIKEILDKGWGQRHPMAWSGWVRAPLPETFSMVYAPRDESDLKIVCRIVEAAIWYVIAEKVETELE
- a CDS encoding uncharacterized protein (EggNog:ENOG503P83D; COG:S); protein product: MKFSTPVALLAVAAVDAAVVQEDKRWCNTEGQACNTVARAAEAFTNAIKASGVVARDDSAAAQVAARQVDQLALAISASQADPITFYTALGLGDQFTLEEKPHAEKREAAPQWCLRFVGQSCWKRNAAPEDVKRCTAEDGACTKAKRAAEAVINAIEASADNLAKREAAPQWCLRFVGQSCWKRNAAPEAACNAPDGACTKATRDIHAMYNAARHIIDASA
- the FMP32 gene encoding Protein fmp32, mitochondrial (EggNog:ENOG503P09U; COG:S); this translates as MTAAQSLPRFLLPRLSWTGPSGSITGASTALLQQARDSSNTSLSRQPPHKRTYHISGPSNGTPTTIPKRSLTAHFRASPPCFSQNQGRPFSTTPSRQRDHHFDTLRFVQRLQEEGFTEEQAVAMMKVLNDVIEESIQNLTRTMVPREEAAKTTYTQKVDFAKLRSELLSADSTESNTTRAAHERLTNDIAKLSSRLRDEIGRTQASVRLDLNLEKGRIREEAVSQELKIKETETKIEQEVAALRQQLEQVKFQTLQWLMGVCTGFAALMLGAWRLLM
- the NOP2 gene encoding rRNA (cytosine-C5-)-methyltransferase nop2 (COG:A; EggNog:ENOG503NVWP) — encoded protein: MGVGRRMKKQGPPEPLSEAHFANLKRKKGIPVDDIPAEEHSSKKRRTASKKPEKAIKSATGTKGTGRQANGSKNTASAPSNGVKASKTKGKKAPEPQSDSDEEMNDEFDGSDLEDEAGSDEELKLGSDFLGSDDDSVYDSDLDQDAGKKEKFVFSDDEDEDDDEREEKLTAANIEGLSRKLDQQREEEEAENEAELREDAMQTNIDGDKPHVFDSDDEDEDLTAKTKGLLAPDLQMLRTRITETIRVLEDFGELAEEGRDRAEYTNQLLKDICAYYGYNEFLAEKLMNLFPPREAFAFFEANESARPVVIRTNTLRTHRRDLAQALINRGVTLEPVGKWSKVGLQVFDSNVPLGATPEYLAGHYILQAASSFLPVMALCPQENERCLDMASAPGGKTTHMAALMKNTGVIFANDPSKARAKGLIGNIHRLGVRNTIVCNYDAREFPRVMGGFDRVLLDAPCSGTGVIAKDPSVKTNRDEKDFQQLPHLQKQLILAAIDSVNHASKTGGYLVYSTCSVAVEENEQVVAYALSRRPNVRLVETGLPFGKEGFTSFMGKEFHPSLKLTRRYYPHLYNVDGFFVAKFQKIGPTPPNAVLANGKKDKAVTRNVDDNAMVIDKTPIATEEAGEEAKDDFGGFDDEQDADYIERAKRNAMRRRGLDPRALKKGEKKEKKGMKEETSEEEPTKEVTREKEAPKEKAEKAEAKSEKKEKKEKTKETPKVEKAEEKTTEKAKPKEKKEKVKAKK